In Cystobacter fuscus DSM 2262, a single window of DNA contains:
- a CDS encoding YybH family protein codes for MRTIPFFAVLVLVMGFQGSSKASDSCCDTLSPPVTAEMRGHEERAILRAVEGYAEGFIREDMRLLLDLWDYRAPEGVSYVAAELDQPLSGAEELRAYYQSFLDTLIVHGGEVTNPRIFLKGDMAYVFCQFNWVYRVRAGGQVLEQPTRATFVLRKRGGRWLYQHFHESISFHYEAPSAPGLVGTVVQ; via the coding sequence ATGCGGACCATTCCATTTTTTGCCGTTCTCGTTCTCGTGATGGGTTTCCAGGGTTCCAGCAAGGCGTCGGACTCCTGCTGCGACACGTTGTCACCCCCGGTGACAGCGGAGATGAGGGGGCACGAGGAGCGGGCCATCCTCCGGGCTGTCGAGGGCTACGCGGAAGGCTTCATCCGAGAGGACATGCGGCTGTTGCTCGACCTCTGGGATTACAGGGCCCCGGAGGGAGTGTCGTATGTCGCCGCGGAGCTGGATCAGCCCCTCTCCGGGGCGGAGGAACTGCGCGCGTACTATCAGAGCTTCCTGGACACCCTCATCGTCCACGGCGGAGAGGTCACGAATCCACGGATCTTCCTCAAGGGTGACATGGCGTATGTCTTCTGCCAGTTCAACTGGGTCTACCGCGTCAGGGCGGGGGGGCAGGTGCTGGAGCAGCCCACTCGCGCCACCTTCGTGCTCCGCAAGCGTGGCGGGCGATGGCTCTATCAGCACTTCCACGAGTCCATCTCCTTCCATTACGAAGCCCCCTCTGCTCCGGGCCTGGTGGGAACCGTTGTTCAGTAG
- a CDS encoding sensor histidine kinase: MTTSPHSGSLHRFERVLAWLVPVASGLAVLVAVLDLLGWSLASRLLIQLVPWPGAGIMMPNTAVGFILSGTALWLLHEEKANPWRRGTGQALALTTLLLGGLTLSEYISGADLGIDILLFSETVQQLTPKLPGRPAPSTALSFCLTGLMLLLMHVRTRQGWLPARLLALVVMLLSTLVLIGYLYLEESLFEPERLVFHLPPSLPMAVHSALLFLLLSLGVLSVHPERGLTRLLLRDDIGGIMARRLLPATILIPLLVGGVLLLGERLGLYGATLGISVFVVITMAAVLLVVGWNASTLSLMDARHRSAEALRDSEERFRTSFEHAPIGMSLTGLDGHFLNVNGALCELLGYSQQELLTKTFQDITCAEDLELDLENVRRLIQGELSTYQMEKRYIHKDGHLVTILLTASLVRDSRGEPLHFIAQIQDISERKQLEQAWRFLAEAGPRLAASLEPRTTLATVAGLAVPALADWCMIDLFDEGGRVQWVEIMAASPEKAHLLREMITAYPHDLTQKGDIVAHVLQTGKPALVPEIPEAILEATARDARHLELLHRLESRSGIVVPLATRERVLGAIILTMSESGRRYGARDLSLAEELAHRAALAIDNARLHEQSGQATRTRDEVLRVVAHDLRTPLNVISLSARKFLTSPPEKRIADTTSLESIQKAVDRATRLIQDLLDVARMEAGRLSVERGLEQTARLVREAAELHRALTEEKSIQLTVAVAEDAPPVFADRDRVIQILSNLLGNALKFTPAGGRIALRAEPAGHMMRFSVSDTGAGIPKENLPHLFEPFWQASAGNKQGAGLGLAIVKGLVEAHGGRIWVQSQPGRGSTFFFTLPTVIPAAEHSSHHA; the protein is encoded by the coding sequence ATGACGACGTCGCCGCATAGCGGTTCTCTCCATCGGTTCGAGCGGGTGCTCGCATGGCTGGTGCCAGTCGCGAGTGGGCTCGCCGTTCTGGTTGCGGTTCTGGATCTGCTCGGCTGGTCCCTGGCGAGCAGGCTCCTCATCCAACTCGTTCCCTGGCCAGGCGCGGGCATCATGATGCCGAACACCGCGGTGGGCTTCATCCTGAGCGGCACCGCGCTCTGGCTGCTCCACGAAGAAAAGGCGAACCCATGGCGGCGAGGAACAGGTCAGGCCCTGGCGCTCACGACCCTGCTGTTGGGGGGCCTGACCCTCTCCGAGTACATCTCCGGGGCCGACCTTGGAATCGACATCCTGCTCTTCAGCGAGACCGTCCAGCAGCTGACCCCGAAGCTCCCGGGACGGCCCGCGCCCTCGACCGCATTGAGCTTCTGTCTCACGGGGCTGATGCTCCTGCTCATGCATGTCAGGACCCGCCAGGGGTGGCTCCCAGCCCGGCTCCTGGCCCTGGTCGTCATGCTCCTCTCCACCCTGGTCCTCATCGGGTACCTCTACCTGGAGGAGAGCCTGTTCGAGCCCGAACGGCTCGTCTTCCACCTACCGCCCTCCTTGCCCATGGCGGTCCATTCAGCGCTCCTCTTCCTGCTGCTGTCGCTCGGCGTCCTGTCCGTCCATCCCGAGCGAGGGCTGACACGCCTGCTCCTGCGAGACGACATCGGGGGCATCATGGCGCGCCGGCTGCTCCCCGCGACCATCCTCATCCCCCTGCTGGTGGGTGGAGTCCTGCTCCTGGGTGAACGGCTGGGGCTCTACGGGGCCACGTTGGGCATCTCTGTCTTCGTGGTCATCACGATGGCCGCCGTCCTGCTCGTGGTCGGGTGGAATGCGAGCACCCTCTCCCTGATGGATGCGCGGCACCGGTCCGCGGAAGCACTCCGCGACAGCGAGGAGCGATTCCGGACCTCGTTCGAGCACGCACCGATCGGAATGTCCCTGACCGGTCTGGACGGCCATTTCCTGAACGTGAACGGCGCACTGTGCGAGCTCCTCGGTTATTCGCAGCAGGAACTCCTCACCAAGACGTTCCAGGACATCACCTGCGCCGAGGACCTGGAGTTGGACCTGGAGAACGTGCGCCGACTGATCCAAGGAGAGCTCAGCACCTATCAGATGGAGAAGCGCTACATCCACAAGGATGGCCACCTCGTGACCATCCTGCTGACAGCCTCCCTGGTGCGCGACTCTCGGGGTGAGCCGCTCCACTTCATCGCGCAGATCCAGGACATTTCCGAGCGCAAGCAGCTCGAACAGGCGTGGCGCTTCCTGGCCGAGGCGGGTCCGCGGCTCGCGGCCTCGCTCGAGCCCCGGACCACCCTGGCCACCGTCGCGGGGTTGGCCGTTCCCGCGCTGGCCGACTGGTGCATGATCGACCTCTTCGATGAAGGCGGGCGGGTGCAGTGGGTGGAAATCATGGCGGCTTCCCCGGAGAAGGCACACCTGCTGCGCGAGATGATCACCGCCTACCCCCATGACCTGACCCAGAAGGGAGACATCGTCGCCCACGTCCTCCAGACGGGAAAGCCGGCGCTCGTCCCGGAAATCCCCGAAGCGATACTCGAGGCGACGGCGAGGGACGCCCGTCACCTGGAACTGCTCCACCGCCTCGAGTCCCGCTCGGGCATCGTCGTGCCCCTCGCCACGCGAGAGCGCGTCCTGGGCGCGATCATCCTCACGATGTCCGAGTCAGGGCGCCGCTACGGCGCCCGGGACCTCTCCCTCGCCGAAGAGCTCGCCCATCGCGCCGCGCTCGCCATCGACAATGCCCGCTTGCATGAACAGTCCGGGCAGGCCACGCGTACTCGCGATGAGGTCCTCCGGGTCGTCGCCCACGATCTCCGCACTCCGCTGAATGTCATCTCCCTGAGCGCCAGGAAGTTCCTGACGTCTCCACCCGAGAAGAGAATCGCCGACACGACATCGCTCGAGTCCATACAAAAGGCGGTCGACCGGGCAACCCGGCTCATCCAGGACTTGCTGGACGTCGCCCGGATGGAGGCCGGCCGCCTGTCGGTGGAGCGCGGCTTGGAGCAGACCGCGCGGCTCGTCAGGGAGGCCGCCGAGTTGCATCGCGCGCTCACGGAGGAGAAGTCCATCCAGCTCACGGTCGCCGTCGCGGAGGACGCGCCACCTGTCTTCGCCGACCGTGACCGGGTGATCCAGATCCTCTCGAACCTGCTCGGCAACGCGCTCAAGTTCACACCCGCGGGTGGACGGATCGCGCTTCGGGCCGAGCCGGCGGGGCACATGATGCGCTTCTCCGTGAGCGACACGGGCGCTGGGATTCCAAAGGAGAACCTGCCGCACCTCTTCGAGCCCTTCTGGCAGGCCTCCGCGGGAAACAAGCAAGGAGCCGGTCTGGGACTCGCCATCGTGAAGGGGCTCGTCGAAGCCCACGGAGGACGCATCTGGGTCCAGAGCCAACCAGGAAGGGGGAGCACCTTCTTCTTCACGCTTCCCACCGTCATCCCGGCCGCTGAACACTCCTCGCATCACGCATGA
- a CDS encoding LysR family transcriptional regulator has translation MDIRRADLPLLISLDVLLEELNVTRAARRLNVSQPALSAQLGRLRELFKDPLLVPSEAGRGMTPTPRALELQPALHQALLDLQSAVVSRVEFNPQEAQRHFTIALNDNFFTTIGLAVARDVLGLGGPGIRLSFVAPAEENLTYRMERGEIDLYVGLSAKIPDALKSRRLLTDGFCFAQRQGHPRGQRAPTLEDYCQLSHVMVSQGGGFHSAVDDVLARHGQARRVAITVPNYNQVALVLAATDCVATLPSRFLQRYASGLDLLPLPFSMQPFDLAMGWHARAQYDPSHQWLRERFVRAASHGA, from the coding sequence ATGGATATCCGGCGGGCGGACCTGCCCTTGCTCATTTCCCTGGACGTGTTGCTCGAGGAGCTGAACGTGACACGTGCGGCCCGCCGGTTGAACGTGAGTCAGCCAGCACTCTCCGCCCAGCTCGGCCGCTTGCGCGAGCTGTTCAAGGATCCCCTGCTCGTTCCTTCCGAGGCGGGTCGCGGAATGACCCCCACACCGCGGGCGCTCGAGTTGCAGCCGGCCTTGCACCAGGCGCTGCTCGATCTGCAAAGCGCCGTCGTGAGCCGCGTGGAGTTCAACCCCCAGGAGGCGCAGCGCCATTTCACGATCGCGCTCAACGACAACTTCTTCACGACCATCGGTCTCGCCGTGGCCCGGGACGTCCTTGGTCTTGGTGGACCCGGTATCCGTCTCAGCTTCGTCGCGCCGGCCGAGGAGAATCTGACCTACCGGATGGAACGTGGAGAGATCGACCTCTACGTCGGGCTTTCAGCCAAGATTCCCGACGCGCTCAAGAGCCGCCGCCTGCTCACCGACGGGTTCTGCTTCGCCCAGCGCCAGGGGCATCCCAGAGGCCAGAGGGCGCCCACACTCGAGGACTACTGCCAGCTCAGTCATGTCATGGTCTCCCAGGGGGGTGGTTTTCATAGCGCGGTCGACGACGTCCTCGCGCGGCATGGCCAGGCGCGCCGTGTCGCCATCACCGTTCCGAACTACAACCAGGTCGCCCTCGTCCTCGCCGCTACGGACTGTGTCGCCACGCTCCCCAGCAGGTTTCTCCAACGCTACGCATCGGGGCTCGACCTCCTGCCATTGCCCTTCTCCATGCAGCCATTCGACCTCGCGATGGGTTGGCATGCCCGTGCACAGTACGATCCCTCGCATCAGTGGCTGAGGGAGCGCTTCGTTCGCGCGGCCAGCCATGGGGCGTAG
- a CDS encoding MBL fold metallo-hydrolase, whose translation MRFHRFLLDSVVAAAALFSSAMPLTTEASPPETGTSVAQARAQVPGVYRYRVGDFQVTALSDGTVPQDLHALLRGTSPAEVDKMLHHAFLSNPVEASITAFLIDTGSRLILVDTGAGGLFGPGYGGKLLGSLKLAGYEPEQINDILLTHIHTDHSGGLVNEGNRVFPNATLHAGRPDLDFFLNPANQGGANGYDKKYFEEAVKTVGPYMKAGKVQGFTRETQLFPGIKAIPTPGHTPGHGFYRVESKGESITFIGDIVHVASVQFPNTAITIVYDVSPKEAAAQREKQFAAAAGNRALVAAPHLPYPGIGHIRAEERGYTFVPVDYRDRHQP comes from the coding sequence ATGCGTTTCCATCGATTTCTTCTCGACAGCGTGGTCGCGGCAGCGGCCCTGTTCTCCAGCGCCATGCCACTCACCACCGAGGCGTCGCCGCCGGAAACCGGTACCAGCGTGGCCCAGGCGCGAGCACAGGTACCGGGTGTCTACCGCTACCGCGTCGGTGACTTCCAGGTGACCGCGCTATCCGACGGCACCGTGCCGCAGGACCTGCACGCCCTCCTCAGGGGAACGTCACCCGCGGAGGTCGACAAGATGCTCCACCATGCCTTCCTGAGCAATCCTGTCGAGGCGTCCATCACCGCCTTCCTGATCGATACGGGGAGCCGGCTGATCCTGGTCGATACCGGCGCTGGCGGCTTGTTCGGACCGGGCTATGGCGGCAAGCTCCTCGGCAGCCTCAAGTTGGCGGGCTACGAGCCAGAGCAGATCAACGACATCCTGCTGACGCACATCCACACGGATCACAGTGGCGGCCTCGTCAACGAAGGCAACCGGGTGTTCCCCAACGCCACGCTGCACGCCGGCAGGCCGGACCTGGACTTCTTCCTCAATCCCGCGAACCAGGGCGGCGCCAATGGCTACGACAAGAAGTACTTCGAGGAAGCAGTGAAGACGGTCGGGCCGTACATGAAGGCCGGGAAGGTTCAGGGGTTCACCCGCGAAACCCAGCTCTTCCCCGGCATCAAGGCCATCCCAACCCCCGGCCATACCCCCGGGCATGGCTTCTACCGGGTGGAGAGCAAGGGCGAATCCATCACGTTCATTGGCGACATCGTCCACGTGGCCTCCGTGCAATTCCCGAACACGGCGATCACGATTGTCTACGACGTCAGCCCCAAGGAGGCCGCGGCTCAGCGTGAGAAGCAGTTCGCCGCGGCGGCGGGCAATCGCGCCCTGGTCGCGGCGCCGCACCTGCCCTACCCGGGGATTGGCCACATCCGCGCGGAGGAGCGGGGCTACACGTTCGTCCCGGTGGACTACCGCGATCGCCATCAACCCTGA
- a CDS encoding GMC family oxidoreductase translates to MSRNKTRSTSDTKELLQVAAAGRYSRRELLRLLGLSTAALGMPTLIGCSDSRDYDYIIIGAGSAGCTLAARLLADSDARVLLIEAGGTHDRPEIRDFTQSYKLTQPGAETDWAYKSEPQASLKGRPQSYSCGRVSGGSSSINGMVWVRGNRADYDGWAAAGCRGWDFASVLPSFQALTGPIRPSNELTARNALSQAIVQAAVGLGHPFNEDYNGDNQLGVTYSQLNVVDGIRQDAFSTFVSQYLADPRLTLMLNARVKRLAFDSAKRLERVILDGDSGELSVEARREVIVCAGTIQTPHLLMLSGIGDPVDLEPHGIPVVAKVAGVGKNLHDHLVSVAVKKLRRPEPDTHLTTMDVNVFTGQGPRPGSPKFQVQTYYMRYGWGSYPSEALAFGLINLHPTSRGTVKLRSANHQDAPVIDPNFLGTQEDVSNQLEGYKLVRQLLSAPGLRDWVEDVEHTPGPEVVTDEQWVEALRQHSESDFHSVGTCKMGTDELAVVDPELRVRGVKGLRLASAAIMPFVTSGNTNAPAMMIGDRCGRLILGAS, encoded by the coding sequence ATGAGCAGGAACAAGACACGCTCCACCTCCGACACGAAGGAACTCCTCCAGGTAGCGGCCGCGGGCAGGTACTCCCGCCGTGAGTTGCTGAGGTTGCTCGGTCTCTCGACCGCCGCGCTCGGGATGCCGACCCTCATCGGGTGCTCGGACTCGCGGGACTATGACTACATCATCATCGGTGCGGGCTCCGCGGGCTGCACGCTGGCCGCCAGGCTCCTGGCGGACTCGGACGCCCGTGTCCTCCTCATCGAGGCGGGCGGCACCCATGATCGTCCGGAGATCAGGGACTTCACGCAGTCCTACAAGTTGACCCAGCCGGGCGCCGAGACCGACTGGGCCTACAAGTCCGAGCCTCAGGCCTCGTTGAAGGGCAGGCCCCAGTCCTACTCCTGTGGCAGGGTGAGTGGTGGCAGCAGCTCCATCAACGGCATGGTCTGGGTGCGCGGCAACCGGGCCGACTACGATGGCTGGGCCGCGGCCGGGTGCCGCGGCTGGGACTTCGCGAGCGTCCTTCCTTCCTTCCAGGCCCTGACTGGACCCATCCGCCCCTCCAACGAGCTCACCGCGCGCAACGCGCTGTCCCAGGCCATCGTCCAGGCCGCGGTGGGTCTCGGCCATCCCTTCAACGAGGACTACAACGGCGACAACCAATTGGGCGTCACCTATAGTCAACTCAACGTGGTGGACGGCATCCGCCAGGACGCCTTCTCCACCTTCGTGTCTCAATACCTGGCCGATCCCCGACTCACGCTGATGCTGAATGCCCGGGTGAAGCGCCTCGCCTTCGACAGCGCGAAGAGGCTCGAGCGCGTCATCCTCGATGGCGACAGCGGCGAGCTGTCCGTGGAGGCGCGGCGAGAGGTCATCGTTTGCGCGGGCACCATCCAGACGCCCCACCTGCTGATGCTCTCGGGCATTGGTGATCCGGTGGACCTCGAGCCCCATGGCATCCCCGTGGTGGCGAAGGTCGCGGGGGTGGGGAAGAACCTGCATGACCACCTCGTCTCGGTGGCGGTGAAGAAGCTCCGGCGGCCCGAGCCCGACACCCATCTCACCACCATGGACGTGAACGTCTTCACGGGCCAGGGTCCTCGCCCAGGGTCTCCGAAGTTCCAGGTCCAGACGTACTACATGCGCTATGGCTGGGGGTCCTATCCCTCCGAGGCACTGGCTTTCGGCCTCATCAACCTGCACCCGACGAGCCGTGGCACCGTGAAGCTGCGCTCGGCCAACCACCAGGACGCCCCCGTCATCGACCCGAACTTCCTGGGCACGCAGGAGGACGTCTCCAACCAGCTCGAGGGTTACAAGCTCGTCCGCCAGTTGCTCAGCGCGCCGGGCCTGCGCGACTGGGTCGAGGACGTGGAGCACACTCCCGGTCCGGAAGTCGTTACCGACGAGCAGTGGGTGGAAGCGCTCCGGCAGCACTCCGAATCCGATTTCCACTCGGTGGGCACGTGCAAGATGGGCACGGATGAGCTGGCGGTGGTGGACCCGGAGCTGCGCGTGCGTGGCGTCAAGGGATTGCGGCTGGCGAGCGCCGCCATCATGCCCTTCGTCACCTCGGGCAACACCAATGCCCCCGCGATGATGATCGGCGACCGGTGCGGCCGGCTCATCCTCGGGGCATCCTGA
- a CDS encoding YybH family protein, translating to MRAIQFIIVLVVVIALQGSSKAEEPCCKGVVTPMNVGTLGVEEQAILRAIEDYAKGFIQKDMGLLLSLWEARSQVSYVAVELDQPLLGMAELQGYYQGFLNSPFSVYSGNVTDLRVFLNGDMAYAFCHYNWVYMTGPGGSVLEQPTRATFVLAKRDGRWRYLHFHESILVPAGSTVSK from the coding sequence ATGCGAGCCATTCAATTCATCATCGTTCTCGTGGTCGTGATAGCACTCCAGGGTTCCAGCAAGGCCGAGGAGCCGTGTTGCAAGGGAGTGGTGACGCCGATGAACGTGGGAACTCTGGGGGTCGAGGAGCAGGCCATCCTCCGGGCGATCGAAGACTACGCGAAGGGATTCATCCAGAAGGACATGGGACTGCTGTTGAGCCTCTGGGAAGCACGCAGCCAGGTGTCATACGTCGCGGTGGAGCTGGATCAGCCCCTGCTCGGAATGGCGGAGCTGCAAGGCTACTACCAGGGTTTCCTGAACAGCCCCTTCTCCGTCTACAGTGGAAACGTCACGGATCTGCGAGTCTTCCTGAATGGCGACATGGCGTATGCGTTCTGCCATTACAACTGGGTCTATATGACTGGACCGGGGGGCTCCGTGCTGGAGCAGCCCACTCGCGCCACCTTCGTCCTGGCCAAGCGGGACGGGCGCTGGCGCTATCTGCACTTCCACGAGTCCATCCTGGTCCCCGCCGGGTCCACCGTGTCGAAGTAG
- a CDS encoding non-ribosomal peptide synthetase has protein sequence MSPGFNSTAEPVQAAVFMWSVMHGPPHPLSANWTLEDALARMLTANPARRDKPALLTDEGSISFQELDTRTHRLARGVRTRLRTASSSAPQATPLVGVCMSRGPAMAEVLFAVLRAGGAYLPLDPTYPLARLAHIAAEAALSLIVAGPEHESLVRQLAPPCPYWVFDPRAPLDLEGEDSERPESTSPPAGERPFAVLYTSGSTGRPRGVCLPHRAAQNRFQWMWRAFPFAEGEVCCFKTPLGFVDSIWELFGALLQGVPVAIAPDGLEKQPERLLAFAARHGVSRLIVVPSLLRLLLPHLSPPPGDSGVPVPKLHLWTCSGEPLPSPLAEAFLARRPGDVLLNLYGSTEVMGDVTAHVCRAGEDPVPIGRPIDNTTLELLDETGAPVKVGERGILHVRGANLSLGHLGPGGVSAWTEEGGRYDTGDLGRMVRDPSDGGWMLLHEGRRDRQVKLLGNRFELAELERVLLRCEGVLAVVALVREDAEGPSLLGFVQPREPGAVTLEALRAVCEAELPPHARPALALIEHLPLLPNGKLDRQRLLALGRTAAALGEDPFSAAWHAVLPRAPIEEDTDFFQAGGTSLLAVDLLRRLREAGKPVSLEQFYAAPSLAALRRGARLEVPHGTLTVRPLEAARDALGTAAVNLLADRFDEIDPLKQALGATRADLHALFASYLDACVMEGLSFVAVDGRGGLVGCVVAADLSRVHTHEREGLFVVAPRLRALDAIMSALMAPWCHQPSEPGPGEWVYVLLLAATGQREVARVARELETTVIGAARARGYRGVVTINSHVLTQHLCEELGYRTEASLDVRGFVHADARPFAQVPEGGAELRLQVLRCP, from the coding sequence ATGAGCCCAGGCTTCAACAGCACGGCCGAGCCGGTGCAGGCTGCGGTCTTCATGTGGAGCGTGATGCATGGCCCCCCTCATCCCCTCTCGGCGAACTGGACCCTGGAGGACGCCCTCGCGCGGATGCTGACGGCCAACCCGGCGCGCCGCGACAAACCGGCGCTCCTCACGGATGAGGGCTCCATCAGCTTCCAGGAGCTGGACACGCGGACCCATCGACTCGCACGTGGGGTGCGGACGCGGTTGCGCACGGCGTCCTCGTCCGCGCCCCAGGCGACGCCGCTCGTGGGCGTGTGCATGTCGCGAGGGCCGGCCATGGCCGAGGTCCTGTTCGCCGTGCTGCGAGCGGGCGGTGCCTATCTGCCCCTCGATCCCACCTATCCCCTCGCGCGGCTGGCCCACATCGCCGCCGAGGCGGCTCTCTCGCTCATCGTGGCCGGACCCGAGCACGAATCGCTCGTGCGGCAACTCGCCCCCCCATGCCCGTATTGGGTGTTCGACCCGCGTGCGCCCCTCGACCTGGAGGGAGAAGACTCCGAGCGACCCGAGTCCACCTCCCCGCCAGCGGGCGAGCGGCCCTTCGCGGTGCTCTACACCTCGGGCAGCACCGGACGGCCCCGCGGCGTATGTCTGCCGCACCGGGCGGCGCAGAACCGCTTCCAATGGATGTGGCGGGCCTTCCCCTTCGCCGAGGGCGAGGTGTGCTGTTTCAAGACCCCTCTGGGCTTCGTCGACTCCATCTGGGAGCTGTTCGGCGCGCTCCTACAGGGAGTCCCCGTGGCCATCGCACCCGATGGCCTCGAAAAGCAACCCGAGCGCCTGCTCGCCTTCGCGGCGCGCCACGGCGTGAGCCGGTTGATCGTCGTCCCCTCCTTGCTGCGACTTCTGCTGCCGCATCTGTCCCCTCCACCCGGTGATTCAGGTGTGCCCGTGCCGAAGTTGCACCTGTGGACTTGCAGCGGAGAGCCCCTGCCCTCCCCGCTCGCCGAGGCGTTCCTCGCGCGGCGACCGGGCGACGTGCTGCTCAACCTCTATGGCAGCACCGAGGTCATGGGCGACGTCACGGCGCACGTGTGCCGCGCGGGAGAGGACCCCGTTCCCATCGGGCGACCCATCGACAACACCACCCTCGAGCTGCTCGATGAAACGGGGGCCCCCGTGAAGGTCGGCGAGCGGGGCATCCTCCATGTGCGGGGCGCGAACCTCTCGCTCGGCCATCTCGGCCCCGGTGGGGTCTCGGCATGGACGGAGGAGGGAGGACGCTACGACACCGGAGACCTCGGCCGGATGGTCCGTGACCCCAGCGATGGCGGTTGGATGTTGCTCCACGAGGGCCGCCGGGACCGGCAGGTCAAGCTGCTGGGCAACCGCTTCGAGCTCGCCGAGCTCGAGCGCGTGCTCCTGCGCTGCGAGGGGGTCCTGGCCGTCGTGGCGCTGGTGCGGGAAGACGCGGAGGGGCCCTCGCTGCTCGGCTTCGTCCAGCCGCGCGAGCCTGGAGCGGTGACCCTGGAGGCCTTGCGTGCGGTGTGCGAGGCGGAGCTGCCGCCCCATGCACGGCCCGCCCTCGCCCTCATCGAGCACTTGCCACTGCTGCCCAATGGAAAGCTCGATCGCCAACGGCTGCTCGCGCTCGGGAGAACGGCCGCGGCACTCGGAGAGGATCCCTTCTCGGCCGCCTGGCACGCGGTGCTGCCTCGGGCGCCCATCGAGGAGGACACCGATTTCTTCCAGGCGGGAGGAACCTCACTGCTCGCGGTGGACCTGCTGCGCAGGCTGCGCGAGGCTGGCAAGCCGGTGTCCCTCGAGCAGTTCTACGCGGCCCCCTCGCTCGCCGCGCTGCGGCGGGGAGCCCGCCTGGAAGTCCCACACGGAACGCTCACGGTTCGCCCCTTGGAGGCGGCGCGTGATGCGCTCGGCACGGCGGCGGTGAACCTGCTCGCTGACCGCTTCGACGAGATCGACCCGCTCAAACAGGCGCTCGGAGCGACACGCGCCGATCTGCATGCGTTGTTCGCCAGCTACCTGGATGCCTGCGTGATGGAGGGCCTGTCCTTCGTGGCCGTCGATGGACGCGGGGGACTGGTGGGGTGCGTGGTGGCCGCCGATCTGTCCCGGGTACATACCCACGAACGGGAGGGTCTCTTCGTGGTCGCTCCGCGACTGCGAGCGTTGGACGCCATCATGAGCGCGCTCATGGCGCCCTGGTGTCACCAGCCGTCCGAACCGGGTCCAGGCGAATGGGTCTACGTGCTGCTGCTGGCGGCCACGGGGCAGCGAGAGGTGGCTCGGGTCGCGCGCGAACTCGAGACCACGGTGATCGGCGCGGCCCGCGCACGAGGGTATCGGGGTGTCGTCACGATCAACTCGCATGTCCTGACGCAACACCTGTGTGAGGAGCTGGGCTACCGCACCGAGGCGAGCCTGGACGTGCGTGGGTTCGTCCACGCGGACGCACGCCCTTTCGCCCAGGTGCCCGAGGGCGGCGCGGAGCTGCGGCTACAAGTCCTGCGCTGCCCTTGA